One stretch of Miscanthus floridulus cultivar M001 chromosome 18, ASM1932011v1, whole genome shotgun sequence DNA includes these proteins:
- the LOC136524705 gene encoding uncharacterized protein: protein MAQLNRFVIKDGEGPQEMFDRLMMIVGKIRGLGGDDLDDHHVVKVMLEAFAPRNPTLLTLIREKKRFEEFTPSDVLGRILTHELMEMEIQQRKKFGELEAKMENVNVKEVALKANKSNKTSTSSKPPRSRSSKVETVDSSSDSSDDEDDEVSSGEIGDVALFMRKYKKGLKREGYKFVKRRFPNKQKRKCYNCGSTEHFIADCPYENKEYKKDKKKKHYKKDKKKNYLGQAHIGHECDSNDDSSSEEETKKVATIAIKKNSSSPKLFTNLTDDEERSTLFVSWAKEKRSNLNPSLNPLLHLVMNPT, encoded by the coding sequence ATGGCTCAACTCAATAGGTTTGTCATCAAGGATGGAGAAGGCcctcaagagatgtttgatagattgatgatgATAgttggcaagattagaggcttggGTGGGGATGACTTGGATGATCATCATGTTGTAAAGGTGATGTTAGAAGCATTTGCACCAAGAAACCCAACTCTTTTGACATTGATTAGAGAGAAGAAGAGGTTTGAAGAGTTCACCCCTAGTGATGTCCTTGGAAGAATACTCactcatgagctcatggagatggagatacaACAAAGGAAGAAGTTTGGAGAGCTAGAAGCAAAGATGGAGAACGTGAATGTCAAAGAGGTAGCTCTCAAGGCAAACAAATCAAACAAGACCTCCACCTCAAGCAAGCCAccaagatcaagatcaagcaAGGTTGAGACAGTTGATTCAtcaagtgactcaagtgatgatgaagatgatgaagtgtCCTCCGGTGAGATTGGTGATGTTGCTTTGTTCATGAGGAAGTACAAGAAGGGGCTGAAAAGAGAAGGGTACAAGTTTGTGAAGAGAAGGTTCCCCAATAAGCAAAAGAGAAagtgctataattgtggaagcaCAGAgcatttcattgccgattgtcctTATGAGAACAAAGAGTacaagaaagacaagaagaagaagcactacaagaaagacaagaagaagaactaTTTGGGTCAAGCTCATATTGGTCATGAATGTGATTCAAatgatgatagctcaagtgaagaagaaacaaagaaagttgcaaccattgctatcaaGAAGAATTCTTCTTCACCAAAGCTGTTCACCAACTTGACCGATGATGAGGAGAGATCTACACTTTTTGTCTCATGGGCAAAGGAGAAAAGGTCAAACCTAAATCCAAGCCTAAATCCTCTCCTCCACCTAGTGATGAATCCGACATAG